The Miscanthus floridulus cultivar M001 chromosome 17, ASM1932011v1, whole genome shotgun sequence genome has a window encoding:
- the LOC136517886 gene encoding protein ALP1-like: MAPVRGARKRKRPEKPAPAPAPGLPLPPLPDGSDWWSVFYRRVAGHSPFPREHQNMESVLKMSRKTFDYVCSLVKKDLTTKTYGFRNFRFGDKTILGVEDQVAVALMRLTTGESLQNIGMWFGMNHSAISNITWRFIESVEERAICHLKWPSPEEMATIKARFDKIYGLPNCCGAIDTTHILMCSSAQPNSKVWLDNENKNSMVLQAVVDADMRFRDIVSGWPGSMDDSCILRTSGLYRLCEKGLRLEGQMELPGGSAVREYIVGDASYPLLPWLMTPYRGHGLPAAKAEFNKRHTAATAVVQTALATLKGRWRVIQGELWRPDKHRLPRIIFVCCLITNIIIDMVGTPSKDKLFSGNHDHGYKQQFSNVADDNAVKQRDDLSQHVTAGE, encoded by the exons ATGGCTCCTGTGCGAGGTGCCAGGAAGAGGAAGCGGCCGGAGAAGCCCGCCCCGGCGCCGGCTCCAGGgttgccgctgccgccgctgccggACGGTAGCGATTGGTGGAGCGTCTTCTATCGAAGGGTTGCAG GACATTCCCCTTTTCCAAGAGAACACCAGAATATGGAGTCTGTCCTCAAGATGTCAAGAAAGACCTTCGACTACGTCTGCTCACTTGTTAAGAAGGACCTGACAACAAAGACATACGGTTTCAGAAACTTCAGGTTTGGTGACAAGACAATCCTAGGGGTGGAGGATCAGGTGGCGGTGGCTCTGATGAGGCTGACAACTGGTGAGTCACTGCAGAACATAGGAATGTGGTTTGGCATGAATCACTCAGCCATCTCGAACATCACATGGCGGTTCATTGAGTCCGTGGAGGAGCGTGCCATCTGTCACTTGAAATGGCCGAGCCCTGAGGAGATGGCAACAATCAAGGCAAGATTTGACAAGATTTACGGGCTCCCTAACTGCTGCGGTGCCATTGACACCACACACATCCTCATGTGTTCCTCAGCTCAGCCCAACAGCAAGGTCTGGCTGGACAATGAGAACAAAAACAGTATGGTGCTGCAGGCTGTTGTGGATGCAGACATGCGGTTCAGAGACATCGTCAGTGGCTGGCCTGGGAGCATGGACGACTCATGCATCCTTCGCACTTCAGGCCTGTACAGGTTGTGTGAGAAAGGCCTTAGGCTTGAGGGGCAGATGGAGCTTCCTGGAGGTTCCGCGGTTAGGGAGTACATAGTCGGAGATGCAAGCTACCCTCTACTTCCCTGGCTTATGACCCCGTACCGGGGACATGGTCTCCCGGCGGCCAAGGCGGAATTCAACAAGCGGCACACAGCGGCAACAGCGGTGGTGCAGACAGCATTGGCGACACTCAAGGGGAGGTGGCGTGTCATCCAGGGAGAGCTGTGGAGGCCTGACAAACACCGGCTGCCAAGGATCATCTTCGTCTGCTGCTTGATAACCAACATCATCATCGACATGGTAGGGACTCCAAGCAAAGACAAGCTGTTTTCAGGCAACCATGACCATGGCTACAAGCAGCAGTTCAGTAACGTCGCAGATGACAATGCAGTCAAGCAGAGAGACGACCTGTCTCAgcatgtcaccgccggcgagtaa
- the LOC136517887 gene encoding coatomer subunit zeta-1 translates to METCPSVKNILLLDSEGKRVAVKYYSDDWPTLSAKLAFEKSVFAKTQKANAGTEAEIVMFDGQIVVYKFIQDLHFFVTGGEEENELILASVLQGFSDAVERLLKNMVDKRTALENLDLILLCLDEIVDGGIVLETEGREIAEKVSGHGLEGASSAEQTLVNALTQAREHLAKSLLM, encoded by the exons ATG GAGACCTGCCCGTCGGTGAAGAACATCCTCTTGTTGGACTCCGAGGGGAAGCGCGTCGCCGTGAAGTACTACAGCGATGACTGGCCTACTCTCTCCGCGAAGCTGGCCTTCGAGAAGTCGGTCTTTGCCAAAACCCAGAAAGCGAATGCTGGAACGGAAG CTGAGATTGTAATGTTTGATGGTCAAATTGTCGTATACaagttcatccaagacctgcACTTTTTTGTTActggaggagaagaggagaatgAGCTTATTTTAGCATCAGTTCTTCAGGGATTCTCTGATGCTGTCGAACGACTTCTCAA AAACATGGTTGACAAAAGGACAGCACTCGAGAATTTGGACCTGATCCTATTGTGTCTTGATGAAATTGTTGATGGAGG GATTGTACTTGAAACAGAAGGAAGAGAGATAGCTGAAAAGGTGTCTGGTCATGGATTGGAGGGTGCTTCATCAGCTGAGCAG ACTCTAGTCAATGCCCTAACGCAAGCAAGAGAGCATTTGGCGAAGTCTCTTCTCATGTGA